The Pempheris klunzingeri isolate RE-2024b unplaced genomic scaffold, fPemKlu1.hap1 Scaffold_160, whole genome shotgun sequence genome contains a region encoding:
- the LOC139225397 gene encoding protein-glutamine gamma-glutamyltransferase K-like, translated as SDPENLSREITALVNNNDDNGVIVCSRAYNYKGGTSPSAWTGSSSIYYIRKVEDSVQLIGIDSNVMGLNISTKKVGRNSRKD; from the exons AAGTGATCCAGAAAATTTATCAAGAGAAATAACTGCTTTAGTGAATAATAATGACGATAATGGTGTTATTGTTTGTAGTCGGGCTTACAATTATAAAGGTGGTACCTCACCCTCAGCTTGGACTGGATCAA GTAGTATATACTATATTCGAAAAGTAGAAGATAGTGTTCAATTAATTGGCATTGATAGCAATGTTATGGGTCTAAATATTAGTACGAAGAAAGTCGGTAGAAACAGTCGTAAAGAC